GGCCACCACTGCCTCCCGATCGGTGACAACTACAGAAAAGACGGGGTGCTCCTGAGCCAGCTTCAACGTTTCTACTGCCACGGTATTCACCCCAAGAGTTGTAGCAATGCTGGAaccagaaggaaaaggaggacagttGTCAATGACTAAGGATGATTCTTATCTCAATGATCTCAGGCCAGAAGAGACTATTGGAGATGAGAACCCTCTCCCATTTTTCTACCCTTTTAAAATCTTCAAGCATCTTTGCAGCAGTGCCTTGAATCTACTCCTGGTTttattctgaaatttaaaggaggtGTTGGACCTCTTTGGAGGATGGGGTTTGGCATCTTGGATGGCTCTTTCAAAGTTCAAACCAAAGCCCAGAGTAGATTCAatgcctcactgacatgggagacACTGGCCAGCAATGTGCACATGGGTTTGTCTCTGAATGACATCGGCaaagcaaaaaaacccaacaaaattgTAATTTCGATTTATTTTCTTAATAAGAATATTGCAACCTCTTGACACATTTGTCCCATCTGGAGGATCCCCATATCATGTGCTCACCTGGTAATGTTTGGGAGTGTCACCAACTTCCCGGCTGCTAAGGATACATTCAGGCTATGGGCTCCTTCAGTCTCTAGGGCAATGATGGGGACATCATCCCAGCCCACCTCGCGGAGGCCCCGAATCACGCCGCATAGCATGCCACCTCCACCTACCGACAGGGCCAGCGCCCCAGGTTTGGACTCCATCTGTTCCTTGATCTCTCGGACGAGGGACATATGCCCTTCCCTGCAAGACACAGCGAGACCCAACAAGTTGGCACCAAAGACAGGGAGAGGTGGAGCCCAGCCCCAACTTCTCAGGGCTttttcatgctacacagttatgGTGCCACGATTCCGCGTTTAAGTTTCATCCTGTAGaatcatgggagctgtagttcagggAGGAACATTTAGActcctcagccagagaactctagtacctccccaaactgcaaaccctacGATTCCAGAGGATGCCATGCCCTCAAACTGTCCTGGTTAATCCTCATCTGTCCCACTTTCTTCACTGCTCTTGGCCAACAGTGAGgtgtgatgggatttgtagtccattgtcagctggaagaccaaagttccCCCACCCTGGTTTAAACTGTTGCGTTCTGGTTTGTGGGTGGCGCAAAGCCGTCTTAGAACAGCCTTCAGAAACGAGTCAAATaagggagattttttttccacACAGGGAAAAAGATCCCAACTCGGTTCCACCTTTCACCACGCACAGGTCACATACCAGATGAGAGGGTCGTCGAATGGAGACACATAGACCCATTCGGGGTTATTCTTAACCAACTCCTTGGCTGCTTTTGTGCTTTCGGCCAGCATCTACGGAAAAGGAAGACGGTTTATTAGACCCAGATTGGGAGAGAGGATGAAGGAAGAAGTGTCTTCTCTGTGCTGCGGCACATCACTGAAAAACTATTTTTGGAGGCCAGAACTCTTAGGATCATCTGgctgctatgaaattctgggtatTTTGGTCCATACAAAGTTGTTTAAGTGGATCTCTATGTTTTGAGCCATCTTGCACCAACTCCCTGCTCCATACCTACCTCTCCCTCGACGCACACGTTGCTTCCCTCATCTTTGAGACGCTCGATGGTGAAAACTGGGGTAGATGTGGGCACATAGATAGTAGCTGGGATTCCCAACCTCCTGGCAGAGTAAGCAGCTGCAAGCCCAGCGTTTCCTCCTGAAAAGATATATACTACTAAACTCAACTAGTTGTTCCTCATGTCTGTCCCCATAAGTCTTCCTTCTACAAGGAACCCAGAGGTGACCCACAAGCAGTTTCCATCTCCGAGCAGGTCTTTGGTAAAGACAATGGCTCTTAACTGTCCACTTGATTCCTAGCCACTCAAGAATACTATTACAACAAGATAACTCACAATACTATAGTATTGCTGGAATAACCATTCCTAACCCTGCCCCACCTCCCCTTACATCTGTAGGGAAATGCAAGGTGCATCTATGCTGTGGAAATGATGCGGTTGGATGCCACTTGTGCTGTGGCCCTagctttgcaagacctgagcagggcagttggtgACCAGGTCCCTTGAAAgtttctcattcacagagttgccataaatcaaagccaacttgatagcAAAACAACAATTTTCCTTCCTCAGCTTGGCCAGCTTTCCAGTTAGGAAAGACAGAGCCGATGGAGTAAATGCACGAATAGCAATAAACCAGAGCAGGCTTCGTACGAAGGCAACAAATCCAACCCCAATGCCCTCCCACTCATCCCACCGCCGGAGCCTAGTAGTATTACCTGAGGAGCTAACAAAGCGCTTGCAACCTCGTTCTGCCCACTGTGGAAGCAAAATGAGAGAAAAAGGCATGAGCAATGGCCACTTGGACTTTATAGGAAATGCAATGGTTCTTATGGGgcagcaatgccttcattttgtttCCCCTGATGTGTCCCGAAGTGCTCTTGCAGGCCGGATGAGTTGACTCCTTCGAAACAACTGAGAaaggatcagggacgtagccaggattttaggaagggggggtgtctagactaagtgctaccattataatggggcttgggtgcggcggcgcagcagcatgcaccattcatttttttaatggaagggggtggtccggaccccaagaaccccccccttggctacgtccctgaaaggATCAAACCTATCAGGAAACATTTAATCATGGCAAATCTACAGATATGCCAGAGAAACAGCAACCGTATACCCTCAAATGTTTGTTCCGGCAATTGTTCGTTCCCAACTACAATAGGCCCGCTTCAGTCAATCAGGTTCACACCATTGTTGACTTATCATTCAGCCATTGATGCAAGGAGTCTCCGCTTGTTTGCCCTCACAAGTGGACTCAAGCCTGTAAATAAGTCCAGATCCCTGCCTGGAAGTTGATCCTGAGAAGGATCCTGGATAGGCAAATCTTTACAtcgaggtgggcaactgtgggaggccaGTTGGCCACATTAGGCCCCTacagtgcaacaacaacaacaacaacaataacaacaacaacaacaacaataggagaccttggagggctgtaACCCTACCATAAAAAAAGTCAACAAAATTGTTGATCCCAAAGGCCCAGAACATGGCCACGGagtccaaaaaccccacaaaaaaataatCTATGGATTCCAGctgagaaagcctttgacttcacatatcaTCCAACCCTTTCTCCGTGACTCTTTCCTGGAGGAATCTTGTTTCTCAAAGCAAAGAACTGAGAAGGCAGCTCACAGCTTGTGGCAGTGGGTTCCACAGGCAACCGAAACAATGTGCTTAATGCCCCAGCCCTCTCTACCACCAATAGGACCTATCTTCCCCCAGTCTCCCCTTTTCTGTACCGTTTTACAGAAGTGCCCAATGCCCCGGATCTTGAAAGAGCCTGTCGGCTGAGCGCTGTCAAGCTTCAAGTAGACCTTGGTGCCAGCCAGCTTGGAGAGGGTGACACTTTCTCGCAGCGGAGTGCTCATGTGGAGAGGCTTGCTGGGAGCCATTGTGTAGGTCTGAGGATAGAAAGGGTGGTTAGATCTAGCGTATTTATTGTGGAATAACAAGGCTGTGGTTGGCATCCTGTCAGTGGTACAAGCAGTTTTAGGCCCGCCATATGGTTGTGTATGCTTTTTTCCCTTGGTCATTGGAAGCTGGgtatcttttccttcctctgcaacAACCAAAGACCTCTCGACTCATCACAGCCCCCCAACATGGCATCACttgggttggcatcacccagtgcggtaactcttGGCATCACTCCCCACATTGACTTGCTCCCGTACCCCAACAGACAGAATGCTTAGGAATGGGTTTTTTGCACTcacattactcataaatcataattcccatatggcACTGAATGCGGTGGCAATAGTGGTGATATAAAACAATGAGCAAAATTAAAACGGTACCTTTCGATTACACTCTCATGCGCACAGCTCtacatggtttcatgtggttaaagtgaacatttggtaatttttacaaaaattttaaaagaatgatttaaaaacaacatttaaatttaagtttttttctcctcccactgagcctcaccgcACTCACCTCATCTCTTTGGCATTTTAAAGgcacacaggcaaatgccacggTCCATTTCTGCCCCAAAGCACAACAATGGCATCGACCCTACGGAGCTCAGCATAGGCAGTTGGTAAGTTTGAGTTACCACTTTCAAAAAACCGCTACAGCTACCCTAAGGAACGGAGTGGGTTAGATCAGAGCTGTGCCCAGGGGAGCTCTGTACTAATGTCAGACTTGGCACTTTTAGTTTAGGTGCACAGCTGGCAAAGAGCTGTGGCTGGGACCTTCTAAAGCCAGGGGCGGCTTGGGCAGACAGCACCGGGCAAAGCAAGTTGCCTTAGAATAGATTGCACTGTTTGTCTATCTTACTTGGCattgtctactctgactggcagcaacttTTTGGGAACTCACCTAGAGGTGCTTCCATATCACCTGTTTGCCTATCTTACTTGGTATTATCTAGTTGGCAGCAGCTTTTCGGGAGCTCATCTAGAGGTGCTTCCATATCACCTGTCACCTGACCTTTTTATCTGGAAATGCCAGGATTGAACCTTGGACTTTGGAGGTGTTCTCTTCCTAAGCTTTGATCCCATCCTATCAGCCAATTGTGCTCCGAATCAATACGATGAATCAACTCATATATATGCCTACACCTATGAGTTAATTCTCTACCAAGACTGGCTCCTCTTATATCCAAACTGCAGTTGCCTGATCACAAGGATGCATATCGTCCGGTGCGAATGATGGAACAAATCCAGATTTGACTCCCTCCGCTGCGAAAGGTGCCTTTTTGGTCTTGGTTGTCCAGTACCCCaagttggctggggattctggacactgtagtccaaaaggaaaCTCCTTCTCCCACCTGCCAGAACCCTAAAAATCTTCCATGAGTTGATGAGAAATGAGGGCACACTTACTGCCAGGAGTTCCCGGGGAGGCGACAGAGCATGGGTTGGCACGCGATATGGTTCCAGGGTGGCCGAAGGGCATGTGTCAGAGAACACCGGCAGGCTGGTGGGATCAAGGGTGCGTTTCTTCTTCTCTGGGTGGTGGGATTGTGCCAAGCTGATCTTTGGAGCCACAGTCTCATTGGAAAACCCTGGTCGCTTGACCCTGCTTTATAAGACGGTGGTCTTGGCTTGGCGGCCAATGAGGGAAGGAACCCGGGCACCCCCCATCATGACCACCCTCATCTCTGATGTCATCTTCTTCTGCGCCTCTGTTCCAACCCTTGAGGTGCCAgctgaaaggaaagaagaaaagcaaatccCAAATGAGGATGAGGTCAAAGGAGGGGGAGACAGGGAGGAGAGGCATGGCAAAAGCAAGATGAGGGAGAGCTAAGGGCCTATTTCAAGCACTCCCATGCCAAAAGGAGAGACAGGGAGGCTGGGTGGTTACTggaaagcaggcaggcaggcggcaTGGGTGACCAACTCAGACAAAAGACCCTTCACTCTGACAGTCCAGAACTGGCTCAAACCAGGCTGGAGAGCTGGATCTGGAATGGTGATGAAGCCAAGAGTGAGGGGTAGGATACATATTGCTCCCCACCTCCATAGA
This genomic interval from Sceloporus undulatus isolate JIND9_A2432 ecotype Alabama chromosome 10, SceUnd_v1.1, whole genome shotgun sequence contains the following:
- the SDS gene encoding L-serine dehydratase/L-threonine deaminase, translating into MAPSKPLHMSTPLRESVTLSKLAGTKVYLKLDSAQPTGSFKIRGIGHFCKTWAERGCKRFVSSSGGNAGLAAAYSARRLGIPATIYVPTSTPVFTIERLKDEGSNVCVEGEMLAESTKAAKELVKNNPEWVYVSPFDDPLIWEGHMSLVREIKEQMESKPGALALSVGGGGMLCGVIRGLREVGWDDVPIIALETEGAHSLNVSLAAGKLVTLPNITSIATTLGVNTVAVETLKLAQEHPVFSVVVTDREAVVAIEKFVDDEKILVEPACGAALTSVYSRVVQRLQAEGKLSPQLDSLVVIVCGGNNITLAQLQHLKEQLGIQNDEDHWGQDLTESQVAVAVWDVTSQDNSETLRASLQACWKPCAY